In Oryza brachyantha chromosome 2, ObraRS2, whole genome shotgun sequence, a single window of DNA contains:
- the LOC102719930 gene encoding BOI-related E3 ubiquitin-protein ligase 1-like, with the protein MDGKMFGGGNWGSFPYPSITKESQFLFDGKATPMQLQLFGGSAVPAVGSVGYHNYIANNHLSAMNQERNTNNDVGHEKLLNLQMSLNNFPVENAGRFARIGNPSAVSTGLRLSSDNNEHTSITSGNGSMPSIPVMASFVDEVMTELDKENKEFNYYFELQVQQLFKCMKEVNQRQTVEFLASLERGVGKKLKEKELELEAMNKKSKELNEQIRQVALEVQSWQSVALHNQSIANSLKSKLMQMVAQSSNLTREGSGDSEVDNSASSQNINAVPGGFFQSGLLGTNSMADGVLGSCRLCRTKEAALLVMPCRHLCLCADCDKNADVCPVCRFPKSCSVEINMS; encoded by the exons ATGGACGGGAAGATGTTCGGGGGTGGCAATTGGGGGTCCTTCCCCTATCCCTCCATCACGAAGGAGAGCCAGTTCCTGTTTGATGGCAAGGCGACGCCGATGCAGCTGCAGCTCTTCGGCGGCAGCGCAG TTCCTGCAGTGGGCAGTGTTGGTTATCATAATTATAttgcaaacaatcacctctcTGCTATGAACCAAGAAAGAAATACAAACAACGATGTGGGTCATGAAAAGCTACTCAATCTTCAGATGTCCCTGAACAACTTTCCTGTTGAGAATGCTGGTCGGTTTGCACGTATTGGTAATCCAAGTGCTGTATCAACTGGGCTAAGACTGTCCTCTGACAACAATGAGCACACTTCGATCACATCTGGCAATGGGAGCATGCCATCAATTCCTGTCATGGCATCCTTTGTTGATGAAGTTATGACTGAATTagacaaagaaaacaaagagttCAACTATTATTTTGAACTTCAG GTGCAACAATTGTTTAAGTGCATGAAAGAGGTGAACCAGAGGCAGACGGTCGAATTTCTTGCATCCCTTGAACGAGGAGTAGGAAAGAAGCTGAAGGAGAAAGAACTTGAGCTGGAGGCCATGAACAAGAAGAGTAAGGAACTGAACGAACAGATCAGGCAAGTTGCCTTGGAAGTCCAGTCATGGCAGTCAGTGGCACTGCATAACCAGTCTATCGCTAACAGCCTGAAGAGCAAGCTCATGCAAATGGTAGCCCAAAGCAGCAATCTCACCAGGGAAGGCTCTGGTGACAGCGAAGTGGACAACTCAGCTTCCAGTCAGAACATCAATGCCGTCCCTGGGGGTTTCTTCCAGTCAGGACTCCTCGGCACCAACAGCATGGCCGATGGTGTGCTGGGAAGTTGCAGGCTCTGCAGAACAAAGGAGGCAGCCTTGCTGGTGATGCCGTGTCGCCACCTCTGTTTGTGTGCTGATTGTGATAAGAATGCTGATGTGTGCCCTGTTTGCCGGTTCCCTAAGAGTTGTAGTGTTGAGATCAACATGTCATAG
- the LOC102720209 gene encoding uncharacterized protein LOC102720209: protein MLGGGGAAAAVAEMRFTTGGSSTRSWEPTVTADTSDLHYWMQWRVAVCAASVLACMAVAAYLVWRHEGAGADRRPGGAGGAAAGNKERRLPGVLYDDEAWRPCLRDIHPAWLLGYRLISFFVLLSLLIVIVISDGSTIFYYYTQWTFILVTIYFGLGTALSIYGCSKFADEDDTARTDMELGSYAVHGAGAKPNLGQEDGTGEIAGFWGYLLQIIYQTNAGAVMLTDCVFWFIIFPFLTVKDYNLNFLLIGMHSVNAVFLLGEAALNSLSFPWFRIAYFFLWTALYVIFQWILHASTPLWWPYPFLDVSANLAPLWYFAVAIMQLPCYAVFRLVIKLKHHLLTKWFPGSVVRGSSTP, encoded by the exons ATGttgggaggaggcggcgcggcggcggcggtggcggagatgAGGTTCACGACGGGGGGCTCGTCGACGCGGTCGTGGGAGCCGACGGTGACAGCGGACACGTCGGACCTGCACTACTGGATGCAGTGGCGGGTGGCGGTGTGCGCGGCGTCCGTGCTGGCGTGCATGGCCGTCGCGGCGTACCTGGTatggcggcacgagggcgccggcgccgaccgccgcccaggcggcgccggcggcgccgccgccgggaacAAGGAGAGGCGGCTCCCCGGCGTGCTCTacgacgacgaggcgtggCGGCCGTGCCTCCGGGACATCCACCCGGCATGGCTGCTCGGCTACAGACTCATCTCCTTCTTCGTCCTGCTCAGCCTCCTCATCGTCATTGTCATCTCCGACGGCAGCACCATCTTCTACTACTACACTCA GTGGACCTTTATTCTGGTGACGATTTACTTCGGG CTTGGCACGGCGCTGTCAATATATGGGTGCAGCAAATTTGCTGATGAGGATGACACTGCAAGAACAGACATGGAGCTCGGCTCTTACGCTGTCCATGGAGCCGGTGCTAAACCCAATTTGGGTCAGGAAGATGGCACAGGAGAGATTGCTGGATTCTGGGGGTACCTACTCCAGATCATCTACCAG ACAAATGCAGGCGCGGTGATGCTTACGGATTGTGTGTTTTGGTTCATCATCTTCCCATTCCTTACAGTTAAAGATTACAATCTAAATTTT TTGTTGATAGGAATGCATTCAGTTAACGCCGTTTTCCTGCTAGGTGAAGCTGCCCTAAACAGCTTG AGCTTCCCTTGGTTCCGAATCGCCTATTTCTTCCTGTGGACCGCTCTTTACGTCATTTTTCAATGGATTCTCCATGCTTCAACTccactttg GTGGCCATACCCATTTCTCGACGTTTCAGCTAATTTAGCTCCTTTGTG GTACTTCGCCGTCGCGATCATGCAGTTACCATGCTACGCAGTCTTCAGACTGGTGATCAAACTGAAACACCACCTGCTCACAAAGTGGTTTCCAGGCTCGGTTGTGAGAGGTTCATCGACACCATAA
- the LOC107303651 gene encoding uncharacterized protein LOC107303651, giving the protein MEVKKVAMVAAVCCMFILLFSGQQQQVAAMSKICRCYRECLPNCGLRNSNSFCKVFCGGCCIITGHGNCSSTDVRVPTSAAAGDGDDCRTICLMAFCSEAATSHDAAGRNYADDAACLDECSNYWSSYGKLT; this is encoded by the exons ATGGAGGTGAAGAAGGTGGCCATGGTTGCTGCTGTCTGCTGCATGTTCATCCTGCTGTTTTcaggccagcagcagcaggtggcTGCCATGTCCAAGATCTGCAGATGCTACCGGGAATGCCTGCCAAACTGCGGCCTGCGCAACTCGAACTCCTTCTGCAAGGTGTtctgcggcggctgctgcatCATCACCGGTCATGGCAACTGCTCTAGCACCGACGTGCGTGTGCCAacttcggcggcggccggagacggagacgaCTGCAGAACGATCTGCCTGATGGCCTTCTGCAGCGAGGCAGCAACCAGCCACG ACGCAGCAGGGCGAAACTACGCTGATGATGCAGCCTGTCTCGATGAGTGCAGCAATTACTGGAGCAGTTATGGCAAGCTCACCTAG